A window of Phycodurus eques isolate BA_2022a chromosome 5, UOR_Pequ_1.1, whole genome shotgun sequence contains these coding sequences:
- the LOC133403199 gene encoding AP-3 complex subunit beta-2 isoform X15, with protein MSASSAFNDEKGGSSSVGEPEYGHDPASGGIFSSDYKRHDDLKEMLDSNKDSLKLEAMKRIVAMIARGKNASDLFPAVVKNVACKNIEVKKLVYVYLVRYAEEQQDLALLSISTFQRGLKDPNQLIRASALRVLSSIRVTIIVPIMMLAIKEAASDMSPYVRKTAAHAIPKLYSLDPEQKDQLIEVIEKLLADKTTLVAGSVVMAFEEVCPERIDLIHKNYRKLCNLLIDVEEWGQVVIINMLTRYARTQFLNPNINESLLEEGGGGDKTFYGSDGNGDDEDEEDKQKKAEAAALAKRKPYVMDPDHRLLLRNTKPLLQSRNAAVVMAVAQLYFHLAPKAEVGVIAKALVRLLRSHSEVQYVVLQNVATMTIKRRGMFEPYLKSFYIRSTDPTQIKILKLEVLTNLANETNISTILREFQTYIKSMDKDFVAATIQAIGRCATNIGEVRDTCLNGLVQLLSNRDELVVAESVVVIKKLLQMQPEKHSDIIKHMAKLTDNIQVPMARASILWLIGEYCEHVPKIAPDVLRKMAKSFTNEEDIVKLQILNLAAKLYLTNSKQTKLLTQYVLNLAKYDQNYDIRDRARFIRQLIVPTEKSGALSKYAKKLFLALKPAPVLESPFKDRDHFQLGSLSHLLNAKTGGYQELPDWPEAAPDPSVRNVEVPEWTKCSSREKRKEKKVEKPFYSDSEGESGPTESADSESYSSSGSDSGSGSAENGSGSASEDSVEASESEEEEEHKKKKKKEFKRPVQESDRRDGAFVFECFHHLTTNLNNCASEESSEEEERKRVRKRKQLKSNSESESDEDEESDSESSQSESEDSESEVDVKKKKEVQSKAPSKPVTKESKKEKKEMSLLDLDDFEPAASPQVTPVNSFLCSSLVTDLEGLSLADSVLSPIAISPSGAQKSYELLHRITGEGLSVEYCFSRQPFGPDPKMVAVQMQFANSAAADAKNLHMEDVKLQSGMRVQEFPEIELLRAGETATAAMGIDFCDSTQAANFQLCTHSRKCFVSIQPPVGELMKPIFMTENEFKKEQETLSQRLGQLMGMNEITERLTLDAKCRDEHVVVQRVTAAANLSRVPCGSDKECSPPLPLPALPLPVHRFAGRTVSGGSLVLVTVATKEDGAAQLTLNCDKMVIGTMLVKDILLALTQ; from the exons ATGTCCGCCAGCTCGGCCTTCAACGACGAGAAAGGGGGCTCCTCCAGCGTCGGGGAACCGGAATATGGCCACGACCCCGCGAGTGGTGGGATTTTCTCCTCGGACTATAAAAG ACACGACGACCTGAAGGAGATGCTGGACAGCAACAAAGACTCGCTGAAGCTGGAGGCCATGAAACGCATCGTGGCC ATGATCGCCCGCGGTAAAAATGCGTCAGACCTCTTCCCTGCGGTAGTGAAAAATGTGGCTTGTAAAAATATTGAG GTGAAGAAGCTGGTCTACGTTTACCTCGTACGCTACGCCGAGGAGCAGCAAGACCTCGCACTGCTCTCCATCTCCACGTTCCAGCGAGGCTTGAAG GATCCCAACCAGCTGATCAGAGCCAGCGCGTTGCGAGTGCTCTCCAGCATCCGAGTCACCATCATTGTTCCCATAATGATGCTGGCCATCAAAGAGGCCGCTTCCGACATGTCTCCTTATGTTCGGAAGACTGCTGCCCACGCCATCCCTAAGCTCTACAG TCTGGATCCAGAACAGAAGGACCAGCTAATTGAAGTCATTGAGAAACTCCTTGCTGACAAAACCACA CTTGTGGCAGGCAGCGTGGTCATGGCCTTTGAGGAGGTGTGTCCCGAGCGGATCGACTTGATCCACAAGAACTACAGGAAGCTCTGCAACCTCCTGATCGACGTGGAGGAGTGGGGCCAGGTGGTCATCATCAACATGCTGACGCGCTACGCCAGGACGCAGTTCCTCAACCCCAACATCAAT GAATCCCTGCTGGAGGAGGGCGGAGGCGGCGACAAGACCTTCTATGGCTCCGATGGCAACGGCGACGACGAAGATGAGGAGGACAAGCAGAAGAAGGCCGAGGCCGCCGCTTTGGCCAAGAGGAAGCCGTATGTGATGGATCCGGACCACCGGCTGCTGCTGAGGAACACCAAGCCACTCTTGCAAAGCCGCAACGCAGCT GTGGTGATGGCCGTGGCTCAGCTCTACTTTCATCTCGCCCCCAAAGCGGAGGTCGGGGTGATCGCCAAGGCTCTGGTGCGTCTTCTGCGGAGTCACAG TGAAGTCCAGTACGTTGTTCTTCAAAATGTGGCCACAATGACCATCAAGAGAAGG GGGATGTTCGAACCGTACCTGAAGAGTTTCTACATCCGCTCCACAGACCCGACACAGATAAAAATCCTCAAG CTGGAGGTTCTCACCAATCTTGCCAATGAGACCAACATCTCCACGATTCTCAGAGAGTTTCAG ACCTACATTAAAAGCATGGATAAAGACTTTGTGGCCGCCACCATCCAAGCCATCGGCCGCTGTGCCACCAACATCGGAGAAGTGAGGGACACGTGTCTGAACGGCCTGGTGCAGCTGCTGTCCAACAGAGACG AGTTGGTGGTGGCCGAGTCGGTGGTGGTCATCAAGAAGCTGCTGCAGATGCAGCCTGAGAAGCACAGCGACATCATCAAGCACATGGCCAAACTGACGGACAACATCCAGGTGCCGATGGCGCGGGCCAGCATTCTGTGGCTGATCGGCGAATACTGCGAGCACGTGCCTAAGATCGCCCCGGACGTCCTGAGGAAGATGGCCAAGTCCTTCACCAATGAGGAGGACATTGTCAAGCTTCAGATACTCAACCTGGCTGCCAAGCTCTATCTCACCAACTCCAAACAG ACCAAACTGTTGACGCAGTATGTCCTCAACCTGGCCAAGTACGACCAGAACTACGACATCCGCGATCGGGCACGCTTCATCCGCCAGCTCATCGTACCCACCGAGAAGAGCGGAGCCCTCAGCAAGTACGCCAAAAAACTCTTCCTGGCCCTCAAGCCCGCGCCCGTCCTGGAGTCTCCGTTTAAAG ATCGAGACCACTTCCAGCTGGGCTCGCTGTCGCACCTGCTGAACGCCAAAACCGGCGGCTACCAGGAGTTGCCCGACTGGCCGGAAGCCGCCCCAGATCCCTCCGTGCGCAACGTGGAG GTGCCCGAGTGGACCAAGTGCAGCAGCCgggagaagaggaaggagaaGAAAGTGGAGAAGCCCTTCTACTCCGACTCCGAGGGCGAGTCTGGGCCGACTGAGTCCGCCGACAGTG AGTCGTACTCCTCCAGTGGCTCCGACAGCGGAAGCGGGAGCGCCGAAAACGGTTCCGGATCAGCGAGCGAAGACAGCGTAGAAGCTTCAGAgtcggaggaagaggaggagcacaagaagaagaagaagaaagagttcAAGAGGCCGGTGCAAGAAAGCGACAGGCGAGACGGCGCTTTTGTTTTTGAGTGTTTTCATCATTTAACAACTAACCTGAATAATTGTGCCAGCGAGGAGAGCAGTGAGGAGGAAGAGAGGAAGCGCGTGAGGAAGCGCAAACAACTGAAGAGCAACTCTGAGTCGGAGTCTGACGAAGACGAGGAAAGCGATTCCGAAAGCAGCCAATCGGAATCTGAGGATTCAGAGTCGGAGGTGGACGTCAAAAAGAAGAAG GAAGTGCAATCAAAAGCTCCCTCCAAGCCCGTCACAAAAGAgagcaagaaagaaaagaaagaaatgtcgCTGCTGGACCTTGACGACT TCGAACCCGCCGCTTCGCCTCAAGTGACGCCCGTCAACTCCTTCCTGTGCAGCAGTCTCGTGACTGACCTGGAGGGTTTGTCTTTGGCTGACTCCGTCCTCTCGCCCATT GCCATCTCGCCGTCGGGCGCGCAGAAGAGCTACGAGCTGCTGCACCGCATCACCGGGGAGGGCCTGTCGGTGGAGTACTGCTTCAGCCGCCAGCCGTTCGGCCCCGACCCCAAGATGGTGGCGGTGCAGATGCAGTTCGCCAACAGCGCCGCCGCAGACGCCAAGAACCTGCACATGGAGGACGTCAAGCTGCAGTCCGGCATGAGGGTCCAAGAGTTCCCGGAAATCG AGCTGCTTCGTGCGGGTGAGACCGCCACCGCCGCGATGGGCATCGACTTCTGCGACTCCACACAAGCGGCAAACTTCCAGCTGTG CACTCACAGCAGGAAGTGCTTCGTCTCCATCCAGCCGCCAGTTGGAGAGCTGATGAAACCCATTTTCATGACCGAGAACGAGTTTAAAAAGGAGCAAG AGACGCTATCACAGCGTCTAG GTCAGCTGATGGGCATGAACGAGATCACAGAGAGGCTGACGCTGGACGCAAAGTGCCGGGACGAGCACGTCGTCGTCCAGAGGGTGACGGCCGCCGCCAACCTCAGCAGAGTGCCCTGTGGCTCCGACAAAGAATGCAG TCCTCCACTTCCCCTTCCTGCACTTCCCCTTCCTGTGCACAGATTCGCCGGCAGGACGGTGAGCGGCGGCAGCCTGGTGCTGGTCACCGTGGCGACCAAGGAGGACGGTGCCGCCCAGCTGACGCTCAACTGCGACAAGATGGTGATCGGCACCATGCTGGTCAAGGACATCCTGCTGGCGCTCACGCAGTGA
- the LOC133403199 gene encoding AP-3 complex subunit beta-2 isoform X1: protein MTAMQKLLQLPVNAVNMVKTVQSQVQGHEEDKSPVLTPDGGQQTWYSALRPDELRHLRSGSSGGGGVGDRGRDQEERAPPEEGGGANGSSQSQPLRHDDLKEMLDSNKDSLKLEAMKRIVAMIARGKNASDLFPAVVKNVACKNIEVKKLVYVYLVRYAEEQQDLALLSISTFQRGLKDPNQLIRASALRVLSSIRVTIIVPIMMLAIKEAASDMSPYVRKTAAHAIPKLYSLDPEQKDQLIEVIEKLLADKTTLVAGSVVMAFEEVCPERIDLIHKNYRKLCNLLIDVEEWGQVVIINMLTRYARTQFLNPNINLGDQAKSQEFFKESLLEEGGGGDKTFYGSDGNGDDEDEEDKQKKAEAAALAKRKPYVMDPDHRLLLRNTKPLLQSRNAAVVMAVAQLYFHLAPKAEVGVIAKALVRLLRSHSEVQYVVLQNVATMTIKRRGMFEPYLKSFYIRSTDPTQIKILKLEVLTNLANETNISTILREFQTYIKSMDKDFVAATIQAIGRCATNIGEVRDTCLNGLVQLLSNRDELVVAESVVVIKKLLQMQPEKHSDIIKHMAKLTDNIQVPMARASILWLIGEYCEHVPKIAPDVLRKMAKSFTNEEDIVKLQILNLAAKLYLTNSKQTKLLTQYVLNLAKYDQNYDIRDRARFIRQLIVPTEKSGALSKYAKKLFLALKPAPVLESPFKDRDHFQLGSLSHLLNAKTGGYQELPDWPEAAPDPSVRNVEVKESSCQVFSLLERVTTLTSVPEWTKCSSREKRKEKKVEKPFYSDSEGESGPTESADSESYSSSGSDSGSGSAENGSGSASEDSVEASESEEEEEHKKKKKKEFKRPVQESDRRDGAFVFECFHHLTTNLNNCASEESSEEEERKRVRKRKQLKSNSESESDEDEESDSESSQSESEDSESEVDVKKKKEVQSKAPSKPVTKESKKEKKEMSLLDLDDFEPAASPQVTPVNSFLCSSLVTDLEGLSLADSVLSPIAISPSGAQKSYELLHRITGEGLSVEYCFSRQPFGPDPKMVAVQMQFANSAAADAKNLHMEDVKLQSGMRVQEFPEIELLRAGETATAAMGIDFCDSTQAANFQLCTHSRKCFVSIQPPVGELMKPIFMTENEFKKEQETLSQRLGQLMGMNEITERLTLDAKCRDEHVVVQRVTAAANLSRVPCGSDKECSPPLPLPALPLPVHRFAGRTVSGGSLVLVTVATKEDGAAQLTLNCDKMVIGTMLVKDILLALTQ, encoded by the exons ATGACCGCCATGCAGAAGCTGCTGCAGCTGCCCGTGAACGCGGTGAACATGGTGAAGACTGTGCAGAGTCAGGTGCAGGGCCACGAGGAGGACAAGAGCCCCGTGCTGACCCCCGATGGCGGGCAGCAGACCTGGTACAGCGCCCTGAGGCCCGACGAGCTGCGCCACCTCCGCTCGGGGAGCAGCGGAGGAGGAGGTGTTGGCGACAGAGGGCGGGATCAGGAGGAGCGAGCGCCACCGGAGGAAGGTGGCGGCGCTAACGGGAGTTCCCAAAGTCAACCTTTGCG ACACGACGACCTGAAGGAGATGCTGGACAGCAACAAAGACTCGCTGAAGCTGGAGGCCATGAAACGCATCGTGGCC ATGATCGCCCGCGGTAAAAATGCGTCAGACCTCTTCCCTGCGGTAGTGAAAAATGTGGCTTGTAAAAATATTGAG GTGAAGAAGCTGGTCTACGTTTACCTCGTACGCTACGCCGAGGAGCAGCAAGACCTCGCACTGCTCTCCATCTCCACGTTCCAGCGAGGCTTGAAG GATCCCAACCAGCTGATCAGAGCCAGCGCGTTGCGAGTGCTCTCCAGCATCCGAGTCACCATCATTGTTCCCATAATGATGCTGGCCATCAAAGAGGCCGCTTCCGACATGTCTCCTTATGTTCGGAAGACTGCTGCCCACGCCATCCCTAAGCTCTACAG TCTGGATCCAGAACAGAAGGACCAGCTAATTGAAGTCATTGAGAAACTCCTTGCTGACAAAACCACA CTTGTGGCAGGCAGCGTGGTCATGGCCTTTGAGGAGGTGTGTCCCGAGCGGATCGACTTGATCCACAAGAACTACAGGAAGCTCTGCAACCTCCTGATCGACGTGGAGGAGTGGGGCCAGGTGGTCATCATCAACATGCTGACGCGCTACGCCAGGACGCAGTTCCTCAACCCCAACATCAAT ctagGTGATCAAGCAAAAAGTCAAGAATTTTTCAAG GAATCCCTGCTGGAGGAGGGCGGAGGCGGCGACAAGACCTTCTATGGCTCCGATGGCAACGGCGACGACGAAGATGAGGAGGACAAGCAGAAGAAGGCCGAGGCCGCCGCTTTGGCCAAGAGGAAGCCGTATGTGATGGATCCGGACCACCGGCTGCTGCTGAGGAACACCAAGCCACTCTTGCAAAGCCGCAACGCAGCT GTGGTGATGGCCGTGGCTCAGCTCTACTTTCATCTCGCCCCCAAAGCGGAGGTCGGGGTGATCGCCAAGGCTCTGGTGCGTCTTCTGCGGAGTCACAG TGAAGTCCAGTACGTTGTTCTTCAAAATGTGGCCACAATGACCATCAAGAGAAGG GGGATGTTCGAACCGTACCTGAAGAGTTTCTACATCCGCTCCACAGACCCGACACAGATAAAAATCCTCAAG CTGGAGGTTCTCACCAATCTTGCCAATGAGACCAACATCTCCACGATTCTCAGAGAGTTTCAG ACCTACATTAAAAGCATGGATAAAGACTTTGTGGCCGCCACCATCCAAGCCATCGGCCGCTGTGCCACCAACATCGGAGAAGTGAGGGACACGTGTCTGAACGGCCTGGTGCAGCTGCTGTCCAACAGAGACG AGTTGGTGGTGGCCGAGTCGGTGGTGGTCATCAAGAAGCTGCTGCAGATGCAGCCTGAGAAGCACAGCGACATCATCAAGCACATGGCCAAACTGACGGACAACATCCAGGTGCCGATGGCGCGGGCCAGCATTCTGTGGCTGATCGGCGAATACTGCGAGCACGTGCCTAAGATCGCCCCGGACGTCCTGAGGAAGATGGCCAAGTCCTTCACCAATGAGGAGGACATTGTCAAGCTTCAGATACTCAACCTGGCTGCCAAGCTCTATCTCACCAACTCCAAACAG ACCAAACTGTTGACGCAGTATGTCCTCAACCTGGCCAAGTACGACCAGAACTACGACATCCGCGATCGGGCACGCTTCATCCGCCAGCTCATCGTACCCACCGAGAAGAGCGGAGCCCTCAGCAAGTACGCCAAAAAACTCTTCCTGGCCCTCAAGCCCGCGCCCGTCCTGGAGTCTCCGTTTAAAG ATCGAGACCACTTCCAGCTGGGCTCGCTGTCGCACCTGCTGAACGCCAAAACCGGCGGCTACCAGGAGTTGCCCGACTGGCCGGAAGCCGCCCCAGATCCCTCCGTGCGCAACGTGGAGGTGAAGGAGTCT TCTTGCCAGGTATTTTCGCTGCTTGAGCGAGTCACAACGTTGACCAGC GTGCCCGAGTGGACCAAGTGCAGCAGCCgggagaagaggaaggagaaGAAAGTGGAGAAGCCCTTCTACTCCGACTCCGAGGGCGAGTCTGGGCCGACTGAGTCCGCCGACAGTG AGTCGTACTCCTCCAGTGGCTCCGACAGCGGAAGCGGGAGCGCCGAAAACGGTTCCGGATCAGCGAGCGAAGACAGCGTAGAAGCTTCAGAgtcggaggaagaggaggagcacaagaagaagaagaagaaagagttcAAGAGGCCGGTGCAAGAAAGCGACAGGCGAGACGGCGCTTTTGTTTTTGAGTGTTTTCATCATTTAACAACTAACCTGAATAATTGTGCCAGCGAGGAGAGCAGTGAGGAGGAAGAGAGGAAGCGCGTGAGGAAGCGCAAACAACTGAAGAGCAACTCTGAGTCGGAGTCTGACGAAGACGAGGAAAGCGATTCCGAAAGCAGCCAATCGGAATCTGAGGATTCAGAGTCGGAGGTGGACGTCAAAAAGAAGAAG GAAGTGCAATCAAAAGCTCCCTCCAAGCCCGTCACAAAAGAgagcaagaaagaaaagaaagaaatgtcgCTGCTGGACCTTGACGACT TCGAACCCGCCGCTTCGCCTCAAGTGACGCCCGTCAACTCCTTCCTGTGCAGCAGTCTCGTGACTGACCTGGAGGGTTTGTCTTTGGCTGACTCCGTCCTCTCGCCCATT GCCATCTCGCCGTCGGGCGCGCAGAAGAGCTACGAGCTGCTGCACCGCATCACCGGGGAGGGCCTGTCGGTGGAGTACTGCTTCAGCCGCCAGCCGTTCGGCCCCGACCCCAAGATGGTGGCGGTGCAGATGCAGTTCGCCAACAGCGCCGCCGCAGACGCCAAGAACCTGCACATGGAGGACGTCAAGCTGCAGTCCGGCATGAGGGTCCAAGAGTTCCCGGAAATCG AGCTGCTTCGTGCGGGTGAGACCGCCACCGCCGCGATGGGCATCGACTTCTGCGACTCCACACAAGCGGCAAACTTCCAGCTGTG CACTCACAGCAGGAAGTGCTTCGTCTCCATCCAGCCGCCAGTTGGAGAGCTGATGAAACCCATTTTCATGACCGAGAACGAGTTTAAAAAGGAGCAAG AGACGCTATCACAGCGTCTAG GTCAGCTGATGGGCATGAACGAGATCACAGAGAGGCTGACGCTGGACGCAAAGTGCCGGGACGAGCACGTCGTCGTCCAGAGGGTGACGGCCGCCGCCAACCTCAGCAGAGTGCCCTGTGGCTCCGACAAAGAATGCAG TCCTCCACTTCCCCTTCCTGCACTTCCCCTTCCTGTGCACAGATTCGCCGGCAGGACGGTGAGCGGCGGCAGCCTGGTGCTGGTCACCGTGGCGACCAAGGAGGACGGTGCCGCCCAGCTGACGCTCAACTGCGACAAGATGGTGATCGGCACCATGCTGGTCAAGGACATCCTGCTGGCGCTCACGCAGTGA
- the LOC133403199 gene encoding AP-3 complex subunit beta-2 isoform X5, whose amino-acid sequence MTAMQKLLQLPVNAVNMVKTVQSQVQGHEEDKSPVLTPDGGQQTWYSALRPDELRHLRSGSSGGGGVGDRGRDQEERAPPEEGGGANGSSQSQPLRHDDLKEMLDSNKDSLKLEAMKRIVAMIARGKNASDLFPAVVKNVACKNIEVKKLVYVYLVRYAEEQQDLALLSISTFQRGLKDPNQLIRASALRVLSSIRVTIIVPIMMLAIKEAASDMSPYVRKTAAHAIPKLYSLDPEQKDQLIEVIEKLLADKTTLVAGSVVMAFEEVCPERIDLIHKNYRKLCNLLIDVEEWGQVVIINMLTRYARTQFLNPNINLGDQAKSQEFFKESLLEEGGGGDKTFYGSDGNGDDEDEEDKQKKAEAAALAKRKPYVMDPDHRLLLRNTKPLLQSRNAAVVMAVAQLYFHLAPKAEVGVIAKALVRLLRSHSEVQYVVLQNVATMTIKRRGMFEPYLKSFYIRSTDPTQIKILKLEVLTNLANETNISTILREFQTYIKSMDKDFVAATIQAIGRCATNIGEVRDTCLNGLVQLLSNRDELVVAESVVVIKKLLQMQPEKHSDIIKHMAKLTDNIQVPMARASILWLIGEYCEHVPKIAPDVLRKMAKSFTNEEDIVKLQILNLAAKLYLTNSKQTKLLTQYVLNLAKYDQNYDIRDRARFIRQLIVPTEKSGALSKYAKKLFLALKPAPVLESPFKDRDHFQLGSLSHLLNAKTGGYQELPDWPEAAPDPSVRNVEVKESSCQVFSLLERVTTLTSVPEWTKCSSREKRKEKKVEKPFYSDSEGESGPTESADSESYSSSGSDSGSGSAENGSGSASEDSVEASESEEEEEHKKKKKKEFKRPVQESDRRDGAFVFECFHHLTTNLNNCASEESSEEEERKRVRKRKQLKSNSESESDEDEESDSESSQSESEDSESEVDVKKKKEVQSKAPSKPVTKESKKEKKEMSLLDLDDFEPAASPQVTPVNSFLCSSLVTDLEGLSLADSVLSPIAISPSGAQKSYELLHRITGEGLSVEYCFSRQPFGPDPKMVAVQMQFANSAAADAKNLHMEDVKLQSGMRVQEFPEIELLRAGETATAAMGIDFCDSTQAANFQLCTHSRKCFVSIQPPVGELMKPIFMTENEFKKEQETLSQRLGQLMGMNEITERLTLDAKCRDEHVVVQRVTAAANLSRVPCGSDKECRFAGRTVSGGSLVLVTVATKEDGAAQLTLNCDKMVIGTMLVKDILLALTQ is encoded by the exons ATGACCGCCATGCAGAAGCTGCTGCAGCTGCCCGTGAACGCGGTGAACATGGTGAAGACTGTGCAGAGTCAGGTGCAGGGCCACGAGGAGGACAAGAGCCCCGTGCTGACCCCCGATGGCGGGCAGCAGACCTGGTACAGCGCCCTGAGGCCCGACGAGCTGCGCCACCTCCGCTCGGGGAGCAGCGGAGGAGGAGGTGTTGGCGACAGAGGGCGGGATCAGGAGGAGCGAGCGCCACCGGAGGAAGGTGGCGGCGCTAACGGGAGTTCCCAAAGTCAACCTTTGCG ACACGACGACCTGAAGGAGATGCTGGACAGCAACAAAGACTCGCTGAAGCTGGAGGCCATGAAACGCATCGTGGCC ATGATCGCCCGCGGTAAAAATGCGTCAGACCTCTTCCCTGCGGTAGTGAAAAATGTGGCTTGTAAAAATATTGAG GTGAAGAAGCTGGTCTACGTTTACCTCGTACGCTACGCCGAGGAGCAGCAAGACCTCGCACTGCTCTCCATCTCCACGTTCCAGCGAGGCTTGAAG GATCCCAACCAGCTGATCAGAGCCAGCGCGTTGCGAGTGCTCTCCAGCATCCGAGTCACCATCATTGTTCCCATAATGATGCTGGCCATCAAAGAGGCCGCTTCCGACATGTCTCCTTATGTTCGGAAGACTGCTGCCCACGCCATCCCTAAGCTCTACAG TCTGGATCCAGAACAGAAGGACCAGCTAATTGAAGTCATTGAGAAACTCCTTGCTGACAAAACCACA CTTGTGGCAGGCAGCGTGGTCATGGCCTTTGAGGAGGTGTGTCCCGAGCGGATCGACTTGATCCACAAGAACTACAGGAAGCTCTGCAACCTCCTGATCGACGTGGAGGAGTGGGGCCAGGTGGTCATCATCAACATGCTGACGCGCTACGCCAGGACGCAGTTCCTCAACCCCAACATCAAT ctagGTGATCAAGCAAAAAGTCAAGAATTTTTCAAG GAATCCCTGCTGGAGGAGGGCGGAGGCGGCGACAAGACCTTCTATGGCTCCGATGGCAACGGCGACGACGAAGATGAGGAGGACAAGCAGAAGAAGGCCGAGGCCGCCGCTTTGGCCAAGAGGAAGCCGTATGTGATGGATCCGGACCACCGGCTGCTGCTGAGGAACACCAAGCCACTCTTGCAAAGCCGCAACGCAGCT GTGGTGATGGCCGTGGCTCAGCTCTACTTTCATCTCGCCCCCAAAGCGGAGGTCGGGGTGATCGCCAAGGCTCTGGTGCGTCTTCTGCGGAGTCACAG TGAAGTCCAGTACGTTGTTCTTCAAAATGTGGCCACAATGACCATCAAGAGAAGG GGGATGTTCGAACCGTACCTGAAGAGTTTCTACATCCGCTCCACAGACCCGACACAGATAAAAATCCTCAAG CTGGAGGTTCTCACCAATCTTGCCAATGAGACCAACATCTCCACGATTCTCAGAGAGTTTCAG ACCTACATTAAAAGCATGGATAAAGACTTTGTGGCCGCCACCATCCAAGCCATCGGCCGCTGTGCCACCAACATCGGAGAAGTGAGGGACACGTGTCTGAACGGCCTGGTGCAGCTGCTGTCCAACAGAGACG AGTTGGTGGTGGCCGAGTCGGTGGTGGTCATCAAGAAGCTGCTGCAGATGCAGCCTGAGAAGCACAGCGACATCATCAAGCACATGGCCAAACTGACGGACAACATCCAGGTGCCGATGGCGCGGGCCAGCATTCTGTGGCTGATCGGCGAATACTGCGAGCACGTGCCTAAGATCGCCCCGGACGTCCTGAGGAAGATGGCCAAGTCCTTCACCAATGAGGAGGACATTGTCAAGCTTCAGATACTCAACCTGGCTGCCAAGCTCTATCTCACCAACTCCAAACAG ACCAAACTGTTGACGCAGTATGTCCTCAACCTGGCCAAGTACGACCAGAACTACGACATCCGCGATCGGGCACGCTTCATCCGCCAGCTCATCGTACCCACCGAGAAGAGCGGAGCCCTCAGCAAGTACGCCAAAAAACTCTTCCTGGCCCTCAAGCCCGCGCCCGTCCTGGAGTCTCCGTTTAAAG ATCGAGACCACTTCCAGCTGGGCTCGCTGTCGCACCTGCTGAACGCCAAAACCGGCGGCTACCAGGAGTTGCCCGACTGGCCGGAAGCCGCCCCAGATCCCTCCGTGCGCAACGTGGAGGTGAAGGAGTCT TCTTGCCAGGTATTTTCGCTGCTTGAGCGAGTCACAACGTTGACCAGC GTGCCCGAGTGGACCAAGTGCAGCAGCCgggagaagaggaaggagaaGAAAGTGGAGAAGCCCTTCTACTCCGACTCCGAGGGCGAGTCTGGGCCGACTGAGTCCGCCGACAGTG AGTCGTACTCCTCCAGTGGCTCCGACAGCGGAAGCGGGAGCGCCGAAAACGGTTCCGGATCAGCGAGCGAAGACAGCGTAGAAGCTTCAGAgtcggaggaagaggaggagcacaagaagaagaagaagaaagagttcAAGAGGCCGGTGCAAGAAAGCGACAGGCGAGACGGCGCTTTTGTTTTTGAGTGTTTTCATCATTTAACAACTAACCTGAATAATTGTGCCAGCGAGGAGAGCAGTGAGGAGGAAGAGAGGAAGCGCGTGAGGAAGCGCAAACAACTGAAGAGCAACTCTGAGTCGGAGTCTGACGAAGACGAGGAAAGCGATTCCGAAAGCAGCCAATCGGAATCTGAGGATTCAGAGTCGGAGGTGGACGTCAAAAAGAAGAAG GAAGTGCAATCAAAAGCTCCCTCCAAGCCCGTCACAAAAGAgagcaagaaagaaaagaaagaaatgtcgCTGCTGGACCTTGACGACT TCGAACCCGCCGCTTCGCCTCAAGTGACGCCCGTCAACTCCTTCCTGTGCAGCAGTCTCGTGACTGACCTGGAGGGTTTGTCTTTGGCTGACTCCGTCCTCTCGCCCATT GCCATCTCGCCGTCGGGCGCGCAGAAGAGCTACGAGCTGCTGCACCGCATCACCGGGGAGGGCCTGTCGGTGGAGTACTGCTTCAGCCGCCAGCCGTTCGGCCCCGACCCCAAGATGGTGGCGGTGCAGATGCAGTTCGCCAACAGCGCCGCCGCAGACGCCAAGAACCTGCACATGGAGGACGTCAAGCTGCAGTCCGGCATGAGGGTCCAAGAGTTCCCGGAAATCG AGCTGCTTCGTGCGGGTGAGACCGCCACCGCCGCGATGGGCATCGACTTCTGCGACTCCACACAAGCGGCAAACTTCCAGCTGTG CACTCACAGCAGGAAGTGCTTCGTCTCCATCCAGCCGCCAGTTGGAGAGCTGATGAAACCCATTTTCATGACCGAGAACGAGTTTAAAAAGGAGCAAG AGACGCTATCACAGCGTCTAG GTCAGCTGATGGGCATGAACGAGATCACAGAGAGGCTGACGCTGGACGCAAAGTGCCGGGACGAGCACGTCGTCGTCCAGAGGGTGACGGCCGCCGCCAACCTCAGCAGAGTGCCCTGTGGCTCCGACAAAGAATGCAG ATTCGCCGGCAGGACGGTGAGCGGCGGCAGCCTGGTGCTGGTCACCGTGGCGACCAAGGAGGACGGTGCCGCCCAGCTGACGCTCAACTGCGACAAGATGGTGATCGGCACCATGCTGGTCAAGGACATCCTGCTGGCGCTCACGCAGTGA